One window of the Eucalyptus grandis isolate ANBG69807.140 chromosome 8, ASM1654582v1, whole genome shotgun sequence genome contains the following:
- the LOC104456375 gene encoding type IV inositol polyphosphate 5-phosphatase 9-like: MLQEQKEVMWPKLVLNKVLRKSLSSSNIVADLPDSREILPEFHSSDASTMKACNQQTCKIFVSSWNVGGTVPPEDMDIEYWLDTKKYPADIYVFGFQEIVPLSAGNVLGSENSKISRKWNAIISRTLNKSSSRARPDDSPTVGSQSKEHFRCIVSKQMVGIFISVWIRSNLCEFVSHPSVSFVGCGIMGCLGNKGSVSVRFLLRETSFCFVCSHLASGGREGDERNRNSDAIEILLRTTFPHGPSRNLPRKILDHDRVIWLGDLNYRIHLPDTMTRSLVEKRKWDLLLEKDQLKAELMEGHVFQGWQEGVIKFEPTYKYCLNSESYYGGNPNAKVKKSRAPAWCDRIIWFGEGLKQSLYDRGESTLSDHRPVRAIFTAETEVYRVLQKSDVSNDEGLIDTRTTFRRVLE; the protein is encoded by the exons ATGCtacaagaacaaaaagaa GTTATGTGGCCTAAGCTGGTGCTTAACAAGGTCCTTAGAAAAAGTTTAAGCAGCAGTAATATCGTTGCCGACTTGCCAGATTCAAGAGAGATCCTGCCAGAATTTCATAGTTCAGATGCCAGCACCATGAAAGCATGCAATCAGCAAACTTGCAA GATCTTTGTCAGCTCTTGGAACGTTGGAGGCACTGTTCCACCAGAAGACATGGACATCGAATATTGGCTCGATACAAAGAAATATCCCGCCGACATATACGTTTTCGG GTTCCAAGAAATAGTTCCACTGAGTGCCGGAAATGTTTTGGGTTCAGAAAACAGCAAGATTTCCAGGAAATGGAATGCAATAATAAGCAGAACTCTCAACAAGTCGAGCTCTCGTGCAAGGCCAGACGATAGTCCTACCGTGGGAAGCCAGTCAAAAGAACATTTCCGATGTATTGTCAGTAAGCAGATGGTTGGAATATTTATATCCGTTTGGATCAGGAGCAACCTCTGCGAATTCGTCAGTCATCCGAGCGTTTCTTTTGTCGGCTGCGGCATAATGGGTTGCTTAGGAAACAAG GGTTCGGTGTCAGTAAGATTTTTGCTGCGGGAAACAAGCTTTTGCTTCGTTTGTAGTCATTTAGCTTCTGGAGGGAGAGAAGGTGATGAGAGGAACAGAAACTCAGATGCAATAGAAATATTGCTACGGACGACGTTCCCACATGGCCCCTCGCGCAATTTGCCAAGAAAAATCCTCGACCACGA CCGTGTGATTTGGCTGGGTGACCTAAACTACAGAATCCACCTCCCCGACACCATGACTCGATCTCTAGTCGAGAAAAGGAAGTGGGATTTACTATTGGAAAAGGATCAG CTGAAGGCCGAGCTCATGGAGGGTCATGTCTTCCAAGGTTGGCAAGAGGGAGTGATCAAGTTTGAGCCAACCTACAAATACTGCCTGAATTCGGAGAGTTATTATGGTGGAAACCCGAACGCCAAAGTCAAAAAGAGTCGGGCTCCAGCATG GTGCGATCGGATAATTTGGTTTGGGGAGGGTTTGAAGCAAAGCCTGTATGACCGAGGAGAATCGACATTGTCCGATCACAGACCTGTCCGAGCAATTTTCACGGCAGAGACTGAGGTTTACAGGGTCCTGCAGAAGTCAGATGTTTCTAACGACGAGGGATTAATTGATACAAGAACAACATTCAGAAGAGTTCTTGAATGA
- the LOC104456376 gene encoding N-alpha-acetyltransferase 40, protein MESESKSKGPSARHKEKKLKRKEVLEKKKAVDELVRAASSETDHLASFQAFRHYNRNGVSVCLDSGSGDRLSSSVKQYVCNLVKANMEGPFGAEWPAEEKVKRREMVAPEARYIFVHDVASAGADGMPSAVEAKGEVVESVSEIMSIVGFVHFRFLVEEEIPVLYVYEIQLEPRVQGKGLGKFLMQLIELIARKNHMGAVVLTVQKTNLSAMKFYTSKLRYIISSISPSRVNPLLGSEASYEILCKAFEAEAKAVLEEGD, encoded by the exons ATGGAGTCCGAGTCCAAGTCCAAGGGGCCGAGCGCGCGCCACAAGGAGAAGAAGCTGAAACGCAAAGAG GttctggagaagaagaaggcggTGGACGAGCTGGTGAGGGCGGCTTCCTCCGAGACCGACCACCTCGCTTCCTTCCAGGCCTTCCGCCATTACAACCGCAACG GTGTCTCCGTTTGTCTGGATTCGGGGAGTGGAGATAGGTTGTCTTCTTCCGTCAAGCAGTATGTCTGCAACCTGGTTAAG GCCAACATGGAGGGCCCTTTTGGAGCCGAGTGGCCTGCGGAGGAGAAGGTGAAGCGCCGGGAAATGGTCGCTCCCGAAGCACGCTATATATTCGTTCACGATGTTGCCAGTGCCGGTGCTGACGGGATGCCGTCGGCGGTCGAGGCGAAAGGAGAAGTCGTTGAGAGTGTGTCGGAGATCATGAGCATTGTCGGGTTTGTTCACTTCCGGTTTCTTGTGGAGGAAGAAATACCCGTCCTCTATGTGTACGAGATACAGCTCGAGCCTCGTGTCCAAGGGAAGGGGCTGGGTAAATTCTTGATGCAGTTGATCGAGCTTATTGCTAGAAAG AATCACATGGGTGCTGTGGTACTTACTGTACAGAAAACAAATTTGTCAGCTATGAAGTTCTATACTAGTAAGCTGAG ATACATTATATCATCTATTTCACCATCAAGAGTCAATCCGTTG CTGGGCAGTGAGGCAAGCTATGAAATTCTTTGCAAAGCATTTGAAGCTGAAGCCAAAGCTGTGTTAGAG GAAGGTGATTGA
- the LOC104456377 gene encoding uncharacterized protein LOC104456377, with amino-acid sequence MSDAYERAKGGRLTFKGGALASRSKSIDKKHKKKHKQKPMDAATAAAAAAEDGEIEQPQAEEDGGGGGDGAAAAAAEAAGGQDIYTIDAAKKMKYEELFPVEAKKFRYDPKFKAKTVEDALDDRVKKKADRYCK; translated from the coding sequence ATGTCGGACGCGTACGAGCGGGCGAAAGGCGGGAGGCTGACCTTCAAGGGCGGAGCCCTAGCGTCCCGCAGCAAGTCCATCGACAAGAAGCACAAGAAGAAGCACAAGCAGAAGCCCATGgacgccgccaccgccgccgccgccgccgccgaggacGGCGAAATCGAGCAGCCGCAGGCGGAggaggacggcggcggcggcggcgacggggcggcggcggcggcggcggaggccgcGGGGGGCCAGGATATTTACACCATCGACGcggcgaagaagatgaagtacgAGGAGCTGTTCCCCGTGGAGGCGAAGAAGTTCCGCTACGACCCCAAGTTCAAGGCCAAGACCGTGGAGGACGCGCTCGACGACCGAGTGAAGAAGAAGGCCGATCGGTACTGCAAGTGA
- the LOC104456378 gene encoding pentatricopeptide repeat-containing protein At5g16860 produces the protein MLHRSILHHQDRKRLLHRPFPPAIPASPFSSSPSSASAAAAAAAPPAITTASLQQCASLPRAKLLHQQTLVQGLPRHLAARVVGSYIACGAPARALALLERVPPCPYSVYWWNMLIRRSVHLGFLDDVLGYFRRMQRLGWRPDHFTFPFVLKACGELPSFRRGASVHAAVCANGFEGNVFVCNAAVAMYGRCGALDDARKVFDELSERGIGDVVSWNSIVATYVQAGDCRNALRLFDRMTWDSGHVPDAVSLVNVLPACASLGASIQGKQVHAFALRRGLSEDVYVGNAVLDMYAKCGMLDEASKVFKQMEFKDLVSWNAMVTGYSQVGRFDEALSLFEKMEVEKIESNVVTWSAVIAGYAQRGHGHEALDVFRRMCLSGSEPNIVTLVSLLSGCASAGALHQGKETHCYAIKCVLNKLDNDPGDDLMVINALIDMYAKCGSAGVARTMFDLITPEHRNVVTWTVMIGGYAQQGEANGALKLFSEMVNQANFIKPNAFTISCGLMACARLAALRFGTQIHAYILRNQYDSVMVHVENCLIDMYSKSGDIDAGRVVFDHMQHRNTISWTSLMTGYGMHGRGDEALWVFNEMRKAGLVPDGVTFVVVLYACSHAGLVDQGIEYFDAMDRDYGVVPGVEHYACMVDLLGRAGRLGEAMKLIKRMPMQPTPIVWFSLLSASRLHGNVEFGEYAANKLLDIESENDGSYTLLSNIYANARRWKDVARVRSVMKSTGIRKRPGCSWVQGMKGTATFYVGDWTHPQSQQIHEVLTDLILRIKALGYVPQTSFALHDVDDEEKGDLLSEHSEKLALAYGILTTAPGAPIRITKNLRVCGDCHSAMTYISMIINHEIILRDSSRFHHFKKGSCSCKGYW, from the coding sequence ATGCTGCACCGTTCGATCCTCCACCACCAAGACCGAAAGCGACTTCTCCACCGTCCATTCCCGCCCGCCATCCCGGCCTCCCCGTTCTCTTCGTCGCcttcctccgcctccgccgccgccgccgccgccgctcctcccgCGATCACGACCGCGTCGCTGCAGCAATGCGCTTCCCTGCCCCGAGCCAAGCTGCTCCACCAGCAGACCCTCGTGCAGGGCCTGCCCCGCCACCTCGCGGCCCGCGTCGTCGGCTCCTACATCGCCTGCGGCGCCCCGGCCCGCGCGCTCGCCCTGCTCGAGCGGGTCCCGCCCTGCCCCTACTCGGTCTACTGGTGGAACATGCTCATCCGGCGGAGCGTCCATCTGGGTTTCCTCGACGACGTGCTCGGTTACTTCCGGAGGATGCAGAGGCTGGGCTGGCGGCCCGACCACTTCACGTTCCCCTTCGTCCTCAAGGCCTGCGGCGAGCTCCCGTCGTTCCGTCGGGGCGCGTCGGTCCATGCGGCCGTCTGCGCTAATGGGTTCGAGGGTAATGTGTTCGTGTGCAATGCGGCGGTGGCCATGTACGGGCGGTGCGGCGCTTTGGACGATGCGCGGAAGGTGTTTGATGAATTGTCCGAGAGAGGGATTGGTGATGTCGTCTCTTGGAATTCGATTGTGGCTACTTATGTTCAGGCGGGGGATTGTAGGAATGCGCTCAGGTTGTTTGATCGGATGACCTGGGATAGTGGCCACGTGCCTGATGCCGTTAGCCTCGTGAATGTCCTCCCTGCTTGTGCTTCGCTTGGTGCATCGATACAAGGAAAGCAGGTACATGCTTTTGCCCTCCGTAGAGGGTTGTCTGAGGATGTTTATGTGGGTAATGCTGTGTTGGATATGTATGCCAAGTGTGGGATGTTGGATGAAGCGAGCAAGGTCTTTAAGCAAATGGAGTTTAAGGATCTTGTCTCATGGAATGCCATGGTCACTGGATACTCGCAAGTCGGCAGATTTGATGAGGCTTTGAGTCTTTTTGAGAAGATGGAGGTTGAGAAGATTGAGTCGAATGTGGTGACATGGAGTGCTGTGATTGCAGGGTATGCCCAGAGGGGGCATGGTCATGAGGCTCTCGATGTCTTCAGGAGGATGTGCCTTAGTGGGTCAGAGCCTAACATTGTCACTCTCGTTTCTCTTCTCTCAGGTTGTGCATCTGCAGGAGCATTGCATCAAGGAAAGGAGACTCATTGTTATGCCATCAAGTGTGTTCTGAATAAGCTAGACAATGATCCGGGGGATGATTTAATGGTTATTAATGCTTTGATCGACATGTATGCCAAGTGTGGATCTGCTGGAGTTGCTCGCACCATGTTCGACTTGATAACACCAGAACATAGGAATGTGGTAACATGGACTGTGATGATTGGCGGGTATGCTCAGCAGGGGGAAGCAAATGGTGCTTTGAAGTTGTTCTCTGAGATGGTCAATCAAGCAAACTTCATAAAGCCAAACGCTTTCACCATATCATGTGGCTTGATGGCCTGCGCTCGTTTGGCTGCCCTGAGGTTTGGTACACAAATACATGCCTACATATTGCGAAATCAATACGACTCTGTGATGGTGCATGTGGAGAATTGCCTGATAGATATGTACTCCAAATCTGGAGATATTGATGCAGGTAGAGTTGTGTTTGACCACATGCAGCACAGGAACACCATTTCGTGGACATCGCTGATGACTGGTTATGGAATGCATGGACGTGGTGACGAAGCTCTCTGGGTTTTCAATGAGATGAGGAAAGCAGGTTTGGTGCCTGATGGAGTCACCTTCGTAGTTGTCCTTTATGCTTGTAGCCATGCTGGACTGGTAGATCAAGGCATTGAATATTTTGACGCCATGGACAGAGATTATGGTGTTGTCCCTGGAGTAGAACATTATGCTTGCATGGTTGACCTCTTAGGACGTGCTGGTCGATTGGGTGAAGCCATGAAGCTCATCAAAAGAATGCCTATGCAACCTACCCCCATTGTATGGTTCTCACTGCTGAGCGCTTCTAGGTTACATGGAAATGTTGAATTTGGGGAATATGCTGCTAATAAATTGTTAGATATAGAGTCGGAGAATGACGGGTCCTACACATTGCTTTCTAACATATACGCAAATGCGAGGCGTTGGAAAGATGTGGCTAGGGTCAGGTCTGTAATGAAATCTACTGGAATCAGGAAGAGACCTGGTTGTAGCTGGGTACAAGGAATGAAGGGTACTGCCACATTCTATGTGGGAGACTGGACTCATCCACAATCGCAACAGATTCATGAAGTTCTCACGGACTTGATCTTACGAATCAAAGCTCTTGGTTATGTTCCACAGACGAGCTTTGCGCTCCATGATGTGGATGATGAGGAAAAAGGTGACTTGCTCTCTGAGCACAGCGAGAAGCTTGCTCTCGCATATGGCATCCTAACAACGGCTCCTGGTGCGCCGATCCGGATAACCAAGAATTTACGTGTCTGTGGAGATTGCCACAGTGCCATGACATACATATCTATGATAATCAATCACGAGATCATATTGAGAGATTCAAGTCGTTTCCATCATTTCAAGAAAGGGTCTTGCTCCTGCAAAGGTTACTGGTGA
- the LOC104456379 gene encoding putative 3,4-dihydroxy-2-butanone kinase isoform X1, with translation MASQGKKLINDPKDVVTEYIEGLVETYPGLQHLDGFPEVKVVLRADVSSETYDKVAVICGGGSGHEPAQAGYVGEGMLTAAICGDVFVSPPVDSILAGIRAVTGPMGCLLIVTNYTGDRLNFGLAAEQAKAEGYKVETVIVGDDCALPPRRGIIGRRGLAGTILVNKVAGAAAAAGLSLAEVAAEAKHASEVIGTMGVALSVCTLPGLVTSDRLGPEKIELGLGIHGEPGAAVADLQPVDVIISHMLQQILSTETGYVPITRGNGVILMVNGLGATPVMELMIAVGKAVPKLQLEHGLAVDRVYTGSFMTSLDMGGFSITIMKSDESILRRLDAPTKAPYWPVAVDGSRPPAKIPIAMPLSRSTKSDESLCWPLKLTQQGNLLEMAVEAALNAIIGLTDSLNEWDAKVGDGDCGSIMYKGATAVLDDMKKHYPLNDAAETISEIGSSIRRVMGGTSGILYVIMCKAASPHLKANRQADVTAKQWAEALEAAITAVSKYGGASAGYRTLLDALIPASQVLKERLDAGDDPVTAFVLSSEAAVAGAESTVHMQAQAGRSSYVSEDVLATAPDPGAMAVASWYRAAALAVKDNYKVA, from the exons ATGGCTTCCCAGGGGAAGAAGCTCATCAACGATCCCAAAG ACGTGGTGACCGAGTACATCGAAGGTCTCGTCGAGACTTATCCTGGATTGCAGCATCTCGACGGTTTTCCCGAG GTGAAGGTGGTGCTGCGAGCCGATGTTTCGAGCGAGACGTACGATAAGGTCGCGGTGATCTGCG GAGGTGGAAGCGGGCATGAACCTGCACAAGCTGGTTATGTCGGGGAAGGGATGCTTACAGCAGCAATATGTGGAGATGTTTTTGTATCTCCTCCCGTTGATTCAATTCTAGCT GGCATCCGAGCCGTAACTGGTCCCATGGGATGCCTTCTTATTGTCACG AATTACACCGGTGATCGTTTAAACTTTGGTTTGGCTGCTGAGCAAGCTAAAGCTGAAGGTTATAAAGTGGAG ACTGTGATTGTTGGAGATGATTGTGCTTTACCTCCTCGGCGAGGCATAATAGGACGGAGAGGTTTGGCTGGGACGATCCTTGTGAACAAG GTTGCCGGAGCAGCTGCCGCTGCTGGTCTGTCTCTCGCCGAAGTTGCTGCAGAAGCTAAACATGCATCTGAAGTAATTGGAACAATGGGCGTTGCATTATCTGTTTGCACACTTCCAGGTCTGGTTACATCAGATCGTTTGGGCCCGGAGAAGATTGAACTTGGTCTGGGGATC CATGGAGAACCAGGTGCTGCTGTGGCTGACCTTCAACCAGTGGATGTTATAATATCTCATATGCTTCAGCAGATATTATCTACT GAAACTGGCTATGTTCCTATAACACGAGGTAATGGAGTGATACTCATGGTCAACGG GTTAGGTGCTACCCCTGTGATGGAGTTAATGATTGCTGTGGGAAAAGCAGTACCTAAGCTGCAGCTGGAACATGGATTGGCTGTTGATAGAGTTTATACGGGATCTTTTATGACTTCTCTTGACATGGGAG GTTTCTCCATTACAATCATGAAATCTGATGAATCAATTCTGCGACGTCTGGATGCTCCTACTAAGGCTCCCTATTGGCCTGTTGCTGTTGATG GCAGTCGCCCTCCTGCAAAAATTCCTATTGCAATGCCATTGTCTCGTTCAACAAAGAGTGATGAG TCATTGTGTTGGCCGCTAAAGTTAACTCAACAAGGCAATCTTCTTGAAATGGCTGTAGAAGCAGCATTGAATGCAATTATTGGGTTGACTGACAGTTTGAATGAATGGGATGCCAAAGTAGGCGATGGTGACTGTGGCTCAATT ATGTATAAAGGCGCAACAGCTGTCCTGGATGATATGAAAAAGCA TTATCCTCTAAATGATGCTGCAGAAACTATAAGCGAAATCGGTTCATCCATCAGGAGAGTCATGGGGGGTACCAGCGGGATACT ATATGTCATAATGTGCAAGGCAGCATCTCCACACTTGAAAGCAAACCGCCAGGCTGATGTTACAGCAAAACAAT GGGCCGAAGCACTTGAAGCAGCCATCACTGCAGTCAGTAAATATGGTGGTGCCAGTGCTGGTTATCGCACGCTGTTAGATGCCCTTATCCCAGCATCTCAAGTTCTCAAAGAG AGGTTAGATGCTGGGGATGACCCCGTCACAGCTTTTGTGCTCTCGTCAGAAGCAGCAGTGGCTGGTGCTGAGTCAACAGTGCACATGCAGGCTCAG GCTGGTCGCTCAAGCTATGTCTCTGAAGATGTCCTTGCGACTGCGCCAGACCCCGGAGCCATGGCTGTAGCTTCCTGGTATAGAGCAGCGGCCTTAGCTGTGAAGGATAACTATAAAGTCGCATGA
- the LOC104456379 gene encoding putative 3,4-dihydroxy-2-butanone kinase isoform X2 — protein MLTAAICGDVFVSPPVDSILAGIRAVTGPMGCLLIVTNYTGDRLNFGLAAEQAKAEGYKVETVIVGDDCALPPRRGIIGRRGLAGTILVNKVAGAAAAAGLSLAEVAAEAKHASEVIGTMGVALSVCTLPGLVTSDRLGPEKIELGLGIHGEPGAAVADLQPVDVIISHMLQQILSTETGYVPITRGNGVILMVNGLGATPVMELMIAVGKAVPKLQLEHGLAVDRVYTGSFMTSLDMGGFSITIMKSDESILRRLDAPTKAPYWPVAVDGSRPPAKIPIAMPLSRSTKSDESLCWPLKLTQQGNLLEMAVEAALNAIIGLTDSLNEWDAKVGDGDCGSIMYKGATAVLDDMKKHYPLNDAAETISEIGSSIRRVMGGTSGILYVIMCKAASPHLKANRQADVTAKQWAEALEAAITAVSKYGGASAGYRTLLDALIPASQVLKERLDAGDDPVTAFVLSSEAAVAGAESTVHMQAQAGRSSYVSEDVLATAPDPGAMAVASWYRAAALAVKDNYKVA, from the exons ATGCTTACAGCAGCAATATGTGGAGATGTTTTTGTATCTCCTCCCGTTGATTCAATTCTAGCT GGCATCCGAGCCGTAACTGGTCCCATGGGATGCCTTCTTATTGTCACG AATTACACCGGTGATCGTTTAAACTTTGGTTTGGCTGCTGAGCAAGCTAAAGCTGAAGGTTATAAAGTGGAG ACTGTGATTGTTGGAGATGATTGTGCTTTACCTCCTCGGCGAGGCATAATAGGACGGAGAGGTTTGGCTGGGACGATCCTTGTGAACAAG GTTGCCGGAGCAGCTGCCGCTGCTGGTCTGTCTCTCGCCGAAGTTGCTGCAGAAGCTAAACATGCATCTGAAGTAATTGGAACAATGGGCGTTGCATTATCTGTTTGCACACTTCCAGGTCTGGTTACATCAGATCGTTTGGGCCCGGAGAAGATTGAACTTGGTCTGGGGATC CATGGAGAACCAGGTGCTGCTGTGGCTGACCTTCAACCAGTGGATGTTATAATATCTCATATGCTTCAGCAGATATTATCTACT GAAACTGGCTATGTTCCTATAACACGAGGTAATGGAGTGATACTCATGGTCAACGG GTTAGGTGCTACCCCTGTGATGGAGTTAATGATTGCTGTGGGAAAAGCAGTACCTAAGCTGCAGCTGGAACATGGATTGGCTGTTGATAGAGTTTATACGGGATCTTTTATGACTTCTCTTGACATGGGAG GTTTCTCCATTACAATCATGAAATCTGATGAATCAATTCTGCGACGTCTGGATGCTCCTACTAAGGCTCCCTATTGGCCTGTTGCTGTTGATG GCAGTCGCCCTCCTGCAAAAATTCCTATTGCAATGCCATTGTCTCGTTCAACAAAGAGTGATGAG TCATTGTGTTGGCCGCTAAAGTTAACTCAACAAGGCAATCTTCTTGAAATGGCTGTAGAAGCAGCATTGAATGCAATTATTGGGTTGACTGACAGTTTGAATGAATGGGATGCCAAAGTAGGCGATGGTGACTGTGGCTCAATT ATGTATAAAGGCGCAACAGCTGTCCTGGATGATATGAAAAAGCA TTATCCTCTAAATGATGCTGCAGAAACTATAAGCGAAATCGGTTCATCCATCAGGAGAGTCATGGGGGGTACCAGCGGGATACT ATATGTCATAATGTGCAAGGCAGCATCTCCACACTTGAAAGCAAACCGCCAGGCTGATGTTACAGCAAAACAAT GGGCCGAAGCACTTGAAGCAGCCATCACTGCAGTCAGTAAATATGGTGGTGCCAGTGCTGGTTATCGCACGCTGTTAGATGCCCTTATCCCAGCATCTCAAGTTCTCAAAGAG AGGTTAGATGCTGGGGATGACCCCGTCACAGCTTTTGTGCTCTCGTCAGAAGCAGCAGTGGCTGGTGCTGAGTCAACAGTGCACATGCAGGCTCAG GCTGGTCGCTCAAGCTATGTCTCTGAAGATGTCCTTGCGACTGCGCCAGACCCCGGAGCCATGGCTGTAGCTTCCTGGTATAGAGCAGCGGCCTTAGCTGTGAAGGATAACTATAAAGTCGCATGA
- the LOC104456380 gene encoding calmodulin, whose product MAEQLTEEQIAEFKEAFSLFDKDGDGCITTKELGTVMRSLGQNPTEAELRDMINEVDADQNGTIDFPEFLNLMARKMKDTDSEEELKEAFKVFDKDQNGFISAAELRHVMTNLGEKLTDEEVEEMIREADVDGDGQVNYEEFVRMMLAK is encoded by the exons ATGGCGGAGCAGCTGACGGAGGAGCAGATCGCGGAGTTCAAGGAAGCCTTCAGCCTCTTCGACAAGGACGGCGACG GCTGCATCACTACCAAGGAGTTAGGGACAGTTATGAGATCTCTGGGCCAAAATCCTACAGAAGCTGAATTGCGAGATATGATCAACGAGGTTGATGCTGATCAAAATGGCACTATTGATTTCCCtgaatttctgaatttgatgGCCCGAAAGATGAAG GATACTGATTCTGAGGAGGAGCTCAAAGAAGCTTTCAAGGTCTTTGATAAAGATCAAAATGGTTTCATTTCTGCTGCTGAG CTCCGACATGTCATGACTAATCTCGGAGAAAAGCTTACCgatgaggaggtggaggagatgATTCGTGAAGCCGATGTCGATGGTGATGGTCAAGTGAACTATGAGGAATTTGTTAGGATGATGTTGGCGAAGTGA
- the LOC104456381 gene encoding zinc-finger homeodomain protein 9 has translation MGSVYNSTPSSFSQKETYPTQPQQHHIERERERERMEGDNRNEAYRECLRNHAASLGSYATDGCGEFTLDDTSPGSLQCAACGCHRNFHRKMTYVSAHAGSGGLMVCRSGGRDNAELCGGELVEYGRGRQLNMAADSPESGGGGSGVKKRFRTKFTTDQKEKMLAFAEKLGWKMQRKDEEDEIERFCRSVGVSRQVFKVWMHNHKNSSSSSTSASTGNASSLTTQ, from the coding sequence ATGGGCAGCGTATATAATTCCACTCCCTCTTCattctcccaaaaagaaacatatcCAACCCAACCACAACAGCatcacatagagagagagagagagagagagagaatggaaggAGATAATAGGAATGAGGCATATAGAGAGTGCTTGAGAAACCATGCAGCCAGCTTGGGGAGCTATGCGACCGACGGGTGCGGCGAGTTCACATTGGACGACACCTCCCCGGGCAGCCTCCAATGCGCAGCGTGCGGCTGCCACCGCAACTTCCACCGGAAGATGACCTACGTCTCCGCCCACGCCGGCAGTGGGGGGCTGATGGTGTGCCGGTCCGGCGGCCGGGACAATGCCGAGTTGTGCGGTGGGGAGCTCGTGGAGTATGGGCGGGGGAGGCAGCTGAACATGGCGGCAGATTCGCCggagagcggcggcggcggcagcggggTGAAGAAGAGGTTCAGGACAAAGTTCACGACAGACCAGAAGGAGAAGATGTTGGCGTTCGCGGAGAAGCTGGGGTGGAAGATGCAGAGGAAGGATGAGGAGGACGAGATCGAGAGGTTTTGCCGGAGCGTTGGGGTGAGCAGGCAGGTGTTCAAGGTGTGGATGCACAACCACAAgaactcctcttcttcctccacctcTGCTTCCACAGGCAATGCCTCCTCCCTCACCACTCAGTAg